A genomic stretch from Acinonyx jubatus isolate Ajub_Pintada_27869175 chromosome E2, VMU_Ajub_asm_v1.0, whole genome shotgun sequence includes:
- the LRFN3 gene encoding leucine-rich repeat and fibronectin type-III domain-containing protein 3 produces the protein MAVLPLLLCLLPLAPASSPSQPAAPSPCPRRCRCQTQSLPLSVLCPGAGLLFVPPSLDRRAAELRLADNFIAAVRRRDLANMTGLLHLSLSRNTIRHVAAGAFADLRALRALHLDGNRLTSLGEGQLRGLVNLRHLILSNNQLAALAAGALDDCAETLEDLDLSYNNLEQLPWEALGRLGNVNTLGLDHNLLASVPAGAFSRLHKLARLDMTSNRLTTIPPDPLFSRLPLLARPRGSPASALVLAFGGNPLHCNCELVWLRRLAREDDLEACASPPALGGRYFWAVGEEEFVCEPPVVTHRSPPLAVPAGRPAALRCRAVGDPEPRVRWVSPQGRLVGNSSRARAFPNGTLELLVTEPGDGGIFTCIAANAAGEATAAVELTVGPPPPPQLANSTSCDPPRDGDPDALTPPSAASASASASAKAADTAPPTDRGVQVTEHGATAALVQWPDQRPIPGIRMYQIQYNSSADDILVYRMIPADSRSFLLSDLASGRTYDLCVLAVYEDGATGLTATRPVGCSRFSTEPALRPCGAPHAPFLGGTMIIALGGVIVASVLVFIFVLLMRYKVHGGQPPGKAKAPAPVSSVCSQTNGALGPTPAPPAPEPAVPRAHTVVQLDCEPWRPSHEPTGP, from the exons ATGGCCGTCCTTCCATTGCTCCTCTGCCTGCTGCCGCTGGCCCCCGCCTCGTCTCCATCCCAGCCAGCCGCACCCAGCCCGTGTccccgccgctgccgctgccAGACGCAGTCCCTGCCCCTAAGCGTGCTGTGCCCGGGGGCAGGCCTTCTGTTCGTGCCACCCTCGCTAGACCGCCGGGCAGCCGAGCTGCGCCTGGCGGACAACTTCATCGCGGCCGTGCGCCGCCGGGACCTGGCCAACATGACCGGCCTGCTGCATCTGAGCTTGTCGCGTAACACCATCCGCCACGTGGCAGCCGGCGCCTTTGCCGACCTGCGCGCCCTCCGTGCCCTGCACCTAGATGGGAACCGGCTGACCTCGCTGGGCGAGGGTCAGCTGCGCGGCCTGGTCAACTTGCGCCACCTCATCCTGAGCAACAACCAGCTGGCAGCCCTGGCGGCCGGTGCCCTGGATGACTGCGCCGAGACACTAGAGGATCTCGATCTCTCCTACAACAACCTGGAGCAGCTTCCCTGGGAGGCTTTGGGCCGCCTGGGCAATGTCAACACACTGGGCCTCGACCACAACCTGCTGGCCTCTGTGCCCGCGGGCGCCTTTTCCCGCCTGCACAAGTTGGCACGGCTGGACATGACCTCCAATCGCCTGACCACCATCCCGCCCGACCCACTTTTCTCCCGCCTGCCGCTGCTAGCCAGGCCCCGAGGCTCACCTGCCTCCGCCCTGGTGCTGGCCTTCGGTGGGAACCCGCTCCACTGCAACTGCGAGCTGGTGTGGCTGCGGAGGCTGGCCAGGGAGGATGACCTGGAGGCCTGTGCCTCCCCACCCGCTCTGGGTGGCCGCTACTTCTGGGCTGTGGGCGAGGAGGAATTTGTGTGCGAGCCCCCTGTGGTGACTCACCGCTCGCCACCGCTGGCAGTGCCTGCAGGTCGGCCAGCTGCCCTGCGCTGCCGGGCAGTGGGGGACCCTGAGCCCCGTGTGCGTTGGGTGTCACCCCAGGGCCGGCTGGTGGGCAATTCGAGCCGTGCTCGTGCCTTCCCTAATGGGACGTTGGAGCTGCTGGTCACTGAGCCGGGCGATGGTGGCATTTTCACTTGCATTGCGGCCAATGCAGCTGGTGAGGCCACCGCTGCTGTTGAGCTGACCGTgggccccccgccacccccccagcTAGCCAACAGCACCAGTTGTGACCCCCCGCGGGACGGGGATCCTGATGCCCTCACCCCGCCCTctgctgcctctgcctctgcctccgcCTCCGCCAAGGCAGCTGACACTGCGCCCCCTACGGACCGTGGTGTCCAGGTGACTGAGCATGGGGCCACAGCTGCTCTTGTCCAGTGGCCAGATCAGCGGCCTATCCCGGGGATCCGCATGTACCAGATCCAGTACAACAGCTCAGCCGATGACATCCTCGTCTACAG GATGATTCCCGCCGACAGCCGCTCCTTCCTGTTGTCAGACCTCGCATCTGGCCGCACCTATGACCTGTGCGTGCTAGCGGTGTACGAGGACGGCGCCACCGGGCTGACGGCCACACGGCCAGTGGGCTGCTCCCGCTTCTCCACTGAGCCGGCGCTGCGGCCCTGTGGGGCCCCGCACGCACCCTTCCTGGGCGGCACCATGATCATCGCCCTTGGTGGAGTCATCGTGGCCTCGGTACTGGTCTTCATCTTCGTGCTGCTCATGCGCTACAAGGTGCACGGCGGCCAGCCCCCCGGCAAGGCCAAGGCACCTGCACCTGTCAGCAGCGTTTGTTCGCAGACCAACGGCGCCCTGGGCCCCACACCGGCCCCGCCTGCCCCTGAGCCTGCTGTGCCCAGGGCCCACACCGTGGTCCAGCTGGACTGTGAGCCCTGGAGGCCCAGCCACGAACCCACGGGACCCTAG
- the LOC113595310 gene encoding IgGFc-binding protein-like — MDALTPALLCLGALGFLWDCADFPPLLSGSTAAVVDFQGRYFITAFLENGGADKPNFRLYVSPPPKGPPTAVQVRAYPVGGPPFRRALSLLPGITALVRLPGAVELQGSRREAGGAVRLAASRPVGVTVVNARGRASLDTALALPRRLLGTRYVVVTPSLQPHDRHKEFAVVAGARPTRLRLTPPVPILLDGVEHAASRPLLVHLEPFQALQVQSAGDLSGTRVVATHPVALLAGHSCLQARDKACGHVSEQLLPQDYWGRVYAVPPFAPAAPGPRDHVYVAADSVGSLNFWGGGAKGARALGLGAVLHFAVDPVRPLVLRSSARLQVLFLAAAAARGGVAYNPFFALLPPVDAFSRSFALTAQPGFSNVAVLVAREPTLVLLDRQPLPNLHWRLIPSGPEPPHGQHSGQSQAPTQGFAWTEVAYGPGQGVVHFLETRGTPVGVLSFGTAPGAGFGTQASRQPSVSEQRSRPRQSEDILSEEDLNLPTESYPLIESSLMMPLRFPGSCKDHACSDGTTCHLVKHKPECVASTKTTFGSDIVFSSKTISLKDLETASISSSKTMAVAKPGSESTPEAEPGLVAVTMAYPGFAQGVLNEPQPESIALVEPEPGLLSVKEPIPETLTVALSAPVPLPLPMPIAEPESKPKTVSGSRSETVSVAKLGLKVVAGTEPGLEAVTMAKQELETVSGSKMASQTKSETVGVSSKRQGGIPGGICWASGLPYIYTFDGYSFPVPGGCTYILSHCPQALPSGLPAFQLWIACSGGRQPVRFVTMRAFGITITAVKHEFGFVRVNQQRLRLPVTLLHGRLRLYFRSSELWAEAGLEQEPPALRLVYDWQHALSLQVTAGYRAHVVGLCGNFNSDPIDDVGGPDLRAFLRTWTLQPPDDPCHSLWAAPCTKPSSPPKTPGPCAILTALNGPFSHCHHVLRPAPFEISCSAWICPFSNNRPTLCLMLQVYAHACQRLGVSINSWRSQTGCPIECPQNSHYELCGSSCPETCLGPLGASCPLPCGETCTCNAGYVRSGPACVLRRPGPGGCGCVHQGRLLAPGEALWEGVGCTRRRCLCPALGGSVICTETGCRPHERCVLSHNLRMCVPSSMATCVVAGRGHYITFDGRRFRFPGSCVYLLSGLSSSAPQELADFHVLLGTSPDGVPNSLEVHVSGFHLRLDPKEPGRVLVNGDWQNLPFQALSNNTLIFRHGWDTVVSCPFGLRVTYAPGIRVVLDLPAAYKGHVVGLCADYNGDPMNDLQVPGTVLGTKLPEDAMVWAFGHRYLVDSSTGCLDAADKMPPLPPSCVTLPTTSSPTHFAHPCDILLDPLGPFQLCHEMLAPSPYVQDCMVDVCLGTGPCPMLSLYCETCQLLGGQVFQWRNSSLCSECLGIQSSVSLYLCSSGEPGPTLD, encoded by the exons ATGGATGCCCTCACACCTGCCCTTCTGTGCCTTGGTGCCCTGGGTTTCCTGTGGG ATTGTGCTGACTTCCCTCCTTTACTCTCAGGCTCAACGGCTGCAGTTGTGGATTTCCAGGGCCGTTACTTCATCACGGCTTTCTTGGAGAATGGAGGCGCCGACAAGCCCAACTTCCGGCTGTACGTGTCGCCACCCCCGAAGGGGCCCCCGACGGCTGTGCAAGTGAGGGCGTACCCGGTGGGGGGACCGCCCTTTCGGCGCGCGCTGAGCCTGCTGCCAGGCATCACTGCATTGGTGCGGCTCCCGGGCGccgtggaactgcagggctcgCGGCGGGAAGCGGGCGGAGCGGTGCGCTTAGCAGCGTCGCGGCCGGTGGGAGTGACAGTGGTGAACGCACGTGGACGCGCCTCCCTAGACACGGCACTAGCGCTTCCGCGCCGCCTGCTGGGTACTCGCTACGTGGTGGTGACGCCGTCGCTGCAGCCCCACGACCGGCACAAGGAGTTTGCGGTGGTAGCCGGCGCTAGGCCCACGCGCCTGCGCCTCACGCCTCCCGTGCCCATCCTGCTGGATGGCGTCGAGCATGCTGCCAGCCGGCCCCTCCTCGTACATCTCGAGCCCTTCCAGGCGCTGCAAGTGCAGAGCGCAGGTGACCTGTCAGGCACCCGCGTCGTGGCCACTCATCCTGTCGCGCTGCTGGCTGGCCACAGTTGCCTGCAAGCGAGAGATAAGGCCTGTGGCCACGTGTCCGAACAACTGCTGCCCCAGGATTACTGGGGCCGCGTCTACGCCGTGCCCCCGTTCGCGCCCGCGGCTCCGGGACCCAGAGATCATGTGTACGTGGCTGCTGACAGTGTGGGCAGCCTGAACTTCTGGGGGGGCGGTGCCAAAGGGGCGCGGGCTCTGGGCCTTGGAGCCGTGCTGCACTTCGCGGTGGACCCAGTGCGCCCCCTGGTGCTGCGCTCCTCCGCCCGCCTGCAGGTGCTTTTCCTGGCTGCGGCTGCGGCCCGCGGGGGCGTCGCATACAATCCCTTTTTCGCTCTCTTGCCCCCGGTGGACGCGTTCAGCCGCAGCTTCGCGCTCACCGCGCAGCCGGGCTTTTCCAACGTGGCGGTGCTCGTGGCGCGTGAGCCCACCCTGGTGCTCCTAGATCGGCAGCCGCTGCCCAACCTGCACTGGCGCCTCATCCCCAGCGGCCCCGAGCCGCCTCACGGGCAGCATTCTGGTCAAAGCCAGGCCCCCACTCAGGGTTTCGCCTGGACTGAGGTGGCATATGGGCCTGGGCAAGGAGTAGTGCACTTCCTGGAGACTCGCGGGACGCCCGTGGGCGTGCTTAGCTTCGGCACCGCCCCGGGCGCTGGCTTCGGGACCCAAGCCTCGCGGCAGCCAAGCGTGAGTGAGCAGCGCTCGCGCCCAAGACAATCGGAAG ATATTCTGAGTGAAGAAGATCTGAACCTTCCCACAGAATCCTATCCCCTCATAGAGTCTTCCCTGATGATGCCACTCCGGTTCCCAGGATCCTGTAAGGACCACGCATGCTCCGATGGGACCACATGTCATCTTGTAAAGCACAAACCTGAGTGTGTGGCCAGCACGAAGACCACATTTGGGTCTGACATCGTGTTCAGTTCCAAGACAATATCTCTGAAGGACCTCGAAACAGCGTCCATCTCCAGCTCTAAAACCATGGCAGTGGCCAAACCAGGATCAGAAAGCACACCTGAAGCAGAACCAGGACTTGTAGCAGTGACCATGGCTTATCCAGGGTTTGCACAAGGGGTTTTGAATGAACCTCAGCCTGAATCTATAGCTTTGGTTGAACCAGAACCTGGACTTCTGTCTGTAAAAGAACCAATTCCCGAAACCCTGACTGTGGCTTTATCAGCACCTGTACCTTTACCCCTGCCAATGCCCATAGCTGAACCAGAGTCCAAACCCAAGACAGTGTCTGGGTCTAGGTCAGAAACTGTCTCAGTGGCCAAGTTGGGGCTCAAGGTGGTGGCAGGGACTGAACCAGGCTTAGAGGCTGTGACTATGGCAAAACAAGAACTTGAAACTGTGTCTGGGTCCAAAATGGCGTCTCAGACCAAATCAGAGACAGTGGGTGTCTCTAGTAAGAGGCAGGGGGGCATCCCAGGGGGTATCTGCTGGGCTTCCGGGCTACCATACATCTACACTTTTGATGGCTACTCTTTCCCTGTGCCTGGGGGATGTACCTACATCCTGAGCCATTGCCCTCAGGCCCTACCCAGTGGCCTCCCTGCCTTCCAGCTGTGGATCGCCTGCTCTGGAGGGAGGCAGCCCGTGCGCTTTGTCACAATGCGCGCTTTTGGCATCACCATCACTGCTGTCAAACATGAGTTCGGCTTTGTCCGG GTGAACCAGCAGCGGCTTAGGCTGCCAGTGACGCTGCTCCACGGGAGGCTGCGGTTGTATTTCCGTAGCTCAGAACTATGGGCAGAGGCAGGTCTGGAGCAAGAGCCACCCGCACTGCGCCTAGTGTACGACTGGCAGCACGCCCTGTCTCTGCAAGTAACCGCCGGCTACCGTGCACACGTGGTGGGCTTGTGCGGCAACTTCAACAGTGACCCAATCGATGATGTGGGCGGTCCAGACCTGCGCGCCTTCTTGCGCACTTGGACCCTGCAGCCGCCTGATGACCCGTGCCACTCCCTCTGGGCTGCTCCCTGCACCAAGCCATCGTCCCCACCGAAGACCCCGGGGCCCTGTGCCATCCTGACAGCTCTGAACGGGCCCTTTAGCCATTGCCACCATGTGCTGAGGCCTGCACCCTTCGAGATCAGCTGCAGTGCTTGGATCTGCCCCTTCTCCAACAACCGACCTACTCTTTGCTTGATGCTCCAGGTCTATGCACATGCGTGTCAGCGCCTAGGTGTCAGCATCAACTCCTGGAGATCCCAGACTGGCTGCC cTATCGAGTGCCCCCAAAACAGCCATTATGAGTTATGTGGCTCCTCCTGCCCAGAGACATGCTTGGGGCCCTTGGGAGCCTCCTGCCCACTGCCCTGCGGGGAGACGTGCACCTGCAATGCTGGCTATGTTCGCAGCGGCCCAGCCTGTGTCCTCCGGCGCCCAGGGCCTGGTGGCTGTGGCTGCGTGCACCAGGGACGTCTGCTGGCACCAGGCGAGGCTTTATGGGAGGGTGTGGGCTGCACTCGCCGCCGCTGCCTCTGCCCAGCCTTAGGAGGGAGCGTGATCTGCACTGAGACGGGGTGCAGGCCACATGAGCGCTGCGTTCTGTCACACAACCTGCGTATGTGTGTGCCCTCGAGCATGGCCACATGCGTGGTGGCTGGCAGAGGCCACTACATCACCTTTGATGGGCGCCGTTTTCGCTTCCCTGGCTCTTGCGTGTACCTGCTGAGCGGCCTCAGTTCTTCAGCGCCACAGGAGCTCGCTGACTTCCATGTGCTCCTGGGCACCAGTCCTGATGGTGTCCCGAATAGCCTCGAAGTACACGTGTCTGGATTCCATCTGAGGCTGGACCCCAAGGAACCCGGTCGTGTCCTG GTGAATGGTGACTGGCAGAATCTAccattccaggctctgagcaacaATACACTCATCTTTCGCCATGGCTGGGACACTGTGGTCAGCTGTCCCTTTGGCCTGCGTGTGACCTATGCCCCTGGGATCCGCGTAGTACTGGATCTTCCAGCAGCATATAAGGGCCATGTGGTGGGGCTGTGCGCTGACTATAATGGGGACCCCATGAATGACCTCCAGGTGCCTGGAACCGTGCTGGGCACCAAGCTGCCTGAGGATGCAATGGTCTGGGCCTTTGGCCATAGATATTTGGTGGATTCCTCGACTGGGTGCCTGGATGCTGCTGACAAGATGCCGCCACTGCCACCATCTTGTGTCACTCTGCCAACCACCAGCAGCCCAACCCACTTTGCCCACCCTTGTGACATCCTTTTGGACCCTCTGGGGCCCTTCCAGCTGTGCCATGAGATGCTGGCACCAAGCCCCTATGTCCAAGATTGCATGGTGGATGTATGCCTGGGCACTGGACCCTGCCCCATGCTCAGCCTCTACTGTGAAACTTGCCAGCTGCTGGGTGGCCAAGTCTTCCAATGGCGGAATTCAAGCCTGTGCAGTGAGTGCCTAGGGATTCAGTCTAGCGTCTCTCTCTATCTTTGCTCATCTGGGGAACCTGGCCCCACTCTTGACTGA